The sequence TGTGGTATCTAATGTATTTGGAAAACAGTTTTCAAATAGCCAAGCCAATTCTGGATTTGCAATTTGTTTTTTGATGCGCGTAATTGCTGCTTCAATTGCAGGGCTTGTGAATTTTCGTTCTGCCAAAGGAGGTCTTTTGCTGATAAAATCTTTTAGTGCAAAATCAAACGCATTTGACTGTGAAGCAAAAACATCCGTTTGAATCGCCAATAGTCCAGCTGAAAAAATTCCAGCATTTTTTATAAATTTTCTACGTGACTGCATAGTATTATTTTGAATTTGAGTAAGAATATGGGAAGGCACTTGATGAAGTCCCTCTTTGTAAATTTGGTTCGGCTGACATCTCAAAATTCAATTCTCCGCCTTTTAAGACATCTGAATGATTAATGAAATTTTTAGCATAACTCGTATTGTTCCATTTTAAATCCTGAACATATTTGTTTGTTTCCGAATTTTTAGGAGCATTTATAATAAGTTTTTTGCCGTTCTCTAATTCCAAAGTCAGTTTTTTGAATAATGGTGCACCCAAAACATATTCTTCTGTTGCTGGGCACACAGGATAAAATCCCATTGCCGAGAAAATATACCAAGCCGAAGTCTGCCCGTTATCTTCATCTCCGCAATAACCATCTGGAGTTGGCTTGTACAAACGATTGATTACTTCTCTTGACCAATATTGTGTTTTCCAAGGTTCGCCTGCATAATTGTACAAATAAATCATGTGCTGAATTGGCTGGTTTCCGTGCGCATATTGTCCCATATTCATAATCTGCATTTCGCGAATTTCATGAATAACCGATCCGTAATAACTGTCGTCAAAAACTGGAGGTGTTGTAAAAACGGCGTCTAATTTTTCTACAAATTTTTTCTGTCCGCCCATCAAATTAATCAATCCTTGAATATCATGAAAAACGCTCCAGCTGTAATGCATTGCATTTCCTTCTGTAAAAGCATCTCCCCATTTTAGCGGATTGAAATTTTTCGGAAAACTACCATCTTTATTTCTGCCGCTCATCCATCCCATTTCAGGATTAAATACGTTTTTATAATTCATCATTCGTTTCTCGAACAAACTGATTTCTTTTTTTGGGCGATTTAAGGCTTTCGCCAATTTCCAAATTGCAAAATCATCGTAAGCATATTCCAGCGTTCTCGCCGCATTTTCGTTAATTTTCACATCATAAGGAACATATCCCAAGGTATTGTAATACGAAACTCCTTTTCTTCCAACGGCATCCATCGGGCCTTCATTATTTGCTCCATGAACTAAAGCTTCAAATAAAGTATTGATGTCATATCCTCGCAAACCTTTGATGTAAGCATCAGAAACCACTGAAGCCGAATTGTTTCCAACCATTACATTTCTGAAACCAGGACTTGACCATTCTGGCAAAAAGCCGCCTTCTTTATAATCGTTGATCAAACCTTCCTGCATTTCTCTGTTTACAGAAGGATAAACTAAATTCAACAAAGGATATAAAGCACGAAAAGTGTCCCAAAATCCTGTTCCTGCGTACATATAACCCGGCAAAACATTTCCGTTATACGGACTATAATGTATCGTTTCGCCTTTAGCATTTATTTCATATTGTTTTTGCGGAAAGCAAGTTGCACGGTACAAGCATGAATAAAAAGTTTTTAATTGATCTGCGTCGTTGCTTTCGGCTGAAATTTTCCCTAAAACCTTATTCCATTCATTTTTAGAAGCTGCAACAGTTTCATTGAAAGAAGCATTACCTAATTCATTTTTTAGATTTAATTCGGCTTGCTCTCGACTTATAAATGACGAAGCGGTTTTTACATTTACAATTTCTCCTTTTTTAGTTTTGAAACTTACGACTGCACCAGCGTGATTGTCCTGCAATTCTAATTTATCTTTTTCTATACCTTTTTCATTCCAAGTACTGCTTGTTGCAAATGGTTTGTCAAAAACGAGTACAAAATAATTTTTGAAATTCGCTGGAACTCCTCCACTATTGCGCGTTGTATAACCAATGATTTTATTTTCTGATGGAATAATTTTGATATACGATCCTTTGTCAAATGCATCAACAACAATTGAAGATTGCTCATTTTCAGGAAAAGTAATCTGAAAATGTGCAGCTCTTTCAGTCGCAGTAATTTCAGTCGTAACATCATAATCTGCAAGATAAACGCTGTAATAATACGGTTTTGAAACCTCTGCTTTATGACTGAACCAGCTAGCTCGATCGGCTTCTGCAACAACTATTTTCCCCGTAACAGGCATAATCGAAAACTGACCGTAATCGTTCATCCAAGGTGATGGCTGATGTGTTTGTTTGAATCCTCTAATTTTTTCTGCCGTGTAAGTGTATGCCCATCCGTCACCCATTTTTCCTGTTTGCGGTGTCCAGAAATTCATTCCCCATGGCCTGCAAATTGCTGGATAGGTATTTCCGTTTGACAAACTATGCACAGATTGCGTACCCATTAATGGGTTTACATATTCTGCCGGATCTAAAGGTTTTACTTGTGCTGTAGCAATACCGCACTGTATTAATCCTAAAAAAATTAAGCTCTTTATTTTCATAGTCTTTTTATGCTTTAAGCTATAAGCTGTTAGCTATCCGCTTTAAATTAATATCTATAAATTTTTAATACTTTGAGGAAATCTAAAATCTAAAATTTACTTAGGTCTATCTTCTTTTTTTACTCCAAAAGTTGTTGAAGGTTTACTTCCCATATACAATTTCAATTCACCGCCTTTTACAATCATATCTTGTGTAATATAGGATTTTGTATAGGGTTTTCCGTTGAATTCTGCTTTTTGAATGTAAATATTTGTGGCGCTGTTATTGACTGCATTTATCGTGAATAAAATTCCTTTTTTATAATGAATTGTTGCCGTATTTACTAATGGACTTCCTAAAACGTAAACTC comes from Flavobacterium sp. KACC 22761 and encodes:
- a CDS encoding GH92 family glycosyl hydrolase; translation: MKIKSLIFLGLIQCGIATAQVKPLDPAEYVNPLMGTQSVHSLSNGNTYPAICRPWGMNFWTPQTGKMGDGWAYTYTAEKIRGFKQTHQPSPWMNDYGQFSIMPVTGKIVVAEADRASWFSHKAEVSKPYYYSVYLADYDVTTEITATERAAHFQITFPENEQSSIVVDAFDKGSYIKIIPSENKIIGYTTRNSGGVPANFKNYFVLVFDKPFATSSTWNEKGIEKDKLELQDNHAGAVVSFKTKKGEIVNVKTASSFISREQAELNLKNELGNASFNETVAASKNEWNKVLGKISAESNDADQLKTFYSCLYRATCFPQKQYEINAKGETIHYSPYNGNVLPGYMYAGTGFWDTFRALYPLLNLVYPSVNREMQEGLINDYKEGGFLPEWSSPGFRNVMVGNNSASVVSDAYIKGLRGYDINTLFEALVHGANNEGPMDAVGRKGVSYYNTLGYVPYDVKINENAARTLEYAYDDFAIWKLAKALNRPKKEISLFEKRMMNYKNVFNPEMGWMSGRNKDGSFPKNFNPLKWGDAFTEGNAMHYSWSVFHDIQGLINLMGGQKKFVEKLDAVFTTPPVFDDSYYGSVIHEIREMQIMNMGQYAHGNQPIQHMIYLYNYAGEPWKTQYWSREVINRLYKPTPDGYCGDEDNGQTSAWYIFSAMGFYPVCPATEEYVLGAPLFKKLTLELENGKKLIINAPKNSETNKYVQDLKWNNTSYAKNFINHSDVLKGGELNFEMSAEPNLQRGTSSSAFPYSYSNSK